From a region of the Odoribacter splanchnicus DSM 20712 genome:
- a CDS encoding endonuclease MutS2, which translates to MVYPENFESKIKFDKIRQFVQKNCLSDMGRDLVEAMKFSTEPTEIRERLEETQEFMSILEEEDQFPGDHFSDARPFLNKVRVEGLFLEVAEMVALKQSLESLTAIVRFFHGKDERYPRLTAQAGDIQLFPYILQRLDSIVSRHGSIKDTASPELGDIRHRLQRKQNGISRRMQALLQQAQTEGWAEKDTSIAIRDGRMVIPVPSAYKRKINGIVHDESATGKTSYIEPAEIVETNNEIRELELEEKREITRILRRFAEDLRPYVDDLIPAYDFLAYIDFVRAKAAFSLYIEATVPAFSERPEMFWYSARHPLLWLSLKNSDKNIVPLKIEIDETQRIILISGPNAGGKSVCLQTAGLLQYMFQCGLPVPVSEASRFGIFKKILIDMGDEQSIENDLSTYSSHLINMKNFLRYGDENTLILIDEFGTGTEPMLGGAIAEAILKTLNQKQVKGVITTHYTNLKHFAAETTGIENGAMLYDSHRMLPLFELCIGKPGSSFAFEIAKKIGLPKEILEDAASKIGEDHINYDKHLKDIARDKRYWEEKRRRIHENEKRLDEVVEKYRQELTEASRLRKEIIKEAQQKAQEIIHSANKTIEQTIRDIRENQAEKEKTKEIRQKMEAEKERLLSEQASAEEERIRKKMEKLQNREKNKKTKNKASASTPASEGTTTELPLQKGDFVSLPNKAIGEILEINDKTAVIALGNLRTTAKLSQLKRASASQAKKVARTQPQASYANIRENISQKRFDFKPDIDLRGMRGEEALQKVITFLDEAVMLNYKEVRLLHGTGTGALRQLIRQYLSTNPLVASFGDEQIQLGGAGITVVKLDI; encoded by the coding sequence ATGGTTTATCCGGAAAATTTCGAAAGCAAGATTAAGTTTGATAAGATCAGGCAATTCGTTCAAAAAAACTGTCTGAGCGATATGGGCAGAGATTTGGTAGAAGCGATGAAATTTTCTACTGAACCGACAGAAATCCGGGAACGCCTGGAAGAGACGCAGGAATTTATGTCTATTCTGGAAGAAGAAGACCAATTTCCCGGCGATCATTTCAGCGACGCCCGTCCCTTTTTGAACAAAGTACGGGTGGAAGGCTTATTTCTGGAAGTGGCCGAAATGGTCGCTCTCAAGCAATCGCTGGAATCCCTGACGGCTATAGTCCGTTTTTTCCACGGCAAAGACGAACGGTATCCGCGTTTAACGGCCCAGGCCGGAGATATCCAATTATTTCCTTATATTCTGCAACGCCTCGATTCCATCGTATCCCGCCATGGGAGCATAAAAGACACGGCTTCCCCTGAATTGGGAGATATCCGCCATCGGCTTCAACGAAAACAAAACGGTATCTCCCGGCGTATGCAGGCTTTATTACAACAGGCTCAGACAGAAGGGTGGGCAGAAAAAGACACTTCCATCGCTATCCGGGACGGTCGTATGGTCATCCCCGTGCCTTCTGCCTATAAACGAAAAATAAACGGTATCGTCCACGACGAATCGGCTACGGGTAAAACCTCTTATATCGAACCGGCCGAGATCGTCGAAACCAACAATGAAATCCGGGAACTGGAATTGGAAGAGAAACGGGAGATCACCCGGATCCTCCGTCGGTTTGCCGAAGACCTGCGTCCCTACGTCGATGATTTGATTCCGGCCTACGATTTTCTGGCTTACATCGATTTTGTCCGGGCTAAAGCAGCTTTTTCACTCTATATCGAAGCAACCGTACCGGCTTTCAGCGAACGTCCGGAAATGTTCTGGTACAGCGCCCGGCATCCTCTTTTATGGCTCAGCCTGAAAAATAGCGATAAAAATATCGTCCCGCTAAAAATAGAGATTGATGAAACCCAACGGATTATCCTGATATCGGGTCCCAATGCAGGTGGAAAATCCGTATGCCTGCAAACCGCCGGTTTATTGCAATATATGTTTCAATGTGGCCTGCCGGTACCGGTCAGTGAAGCAAGCCGGTTCGGTATTTTCAAAAAAATACTCATCGACATGGGTGACGAGCAATCCATTGAAAACGATCTGAGTACCTATAGCTCACACCTCATCAACATGAAAAACTTTCTCCGCTACGGAGATGAAAATACCCTGATCCTGATCGATGAATTCGGCACCGGTACAGAACCCATGCTGGGAGGGGCTATAGCCGAAGCAATCCTGAAAACCCTCAATCAAAAACAGGTGAAAGGGGTAATCACGACCCACTACACCAACCTGAAACATTTTGCAGCGGAAACTACCGGTATTGAAAATGGAGCCATGCTTTACGACAGTCACCGGATGTTGCCTTTATTCGAATTATGCATCGGAAAACCGGGTTCTTCTTTTGCCTTCGAAATTGCCAAAAAGATCGGCCTTCCTAAAGAAATACTGGAAGATGCCGCCTCGAAAATCGGTGAAGATCATATCAATTATGACAAACATCTGAAAGACATCGCCCGGGACAAACGCTATTGGGAGGAGAAACGCAGACGCATTCACGAAAATGAGAAACGACTCGATGAAGTAGTCGAAAAATATCGTCAGGAATTGACCGAAGCTTCCCGTTTACGCAAAGAAATCATCAAAGAAGCCCAACAAAAAGCTCAGGAAATCATCCATTCGGCCAATAAAACCATCGAACAGACTATCCGGGATATCCGCGAAAATCAAGCAGAAAAAGAAAAGACCAAAGAAATCCGGCAAAAAATGGAGGCCGAAAAAGAACGGTTACTCTCCGAACAAGCCAGCGCTGAAGAAGAACGGATTCGGAAAAAAATGGAAAAACTGCAAAACCGGGAAAAAAATAAAAAGACCAAAAATAAAGCCTCCGCTTCAACTCCGGCTTCCGAGGGCACCACAACCGAACTCCCTTTACAGAAAGGGGATTTTGTCAGTCTGCCCAACAAAGCCATCGGAGAAATTCTTGAAATCAACGACAAAACTGCGGTTATCGCTTTAGGGAATCTGAGAACGACGGCTAAACTTTCCCAACTGAAAAGAGCATCGGCCAGTCAGGCCAAGAAAGTGGCCCGTACCCAGCCCCAAGCCTCGTATGCCAATATCCGGGAAAATATCAGCCAAAAACGTTTCGATTTCAAACCCGATATCGATCTCCGGGGAATGCGCGGAGAAGAAGCCTTGCAAAAAGTGATCACCTTCCTCGACGAAGCCGTTATGCTCAATTACAAAGAAGTAAGGCTACTACACGGCACCGGGACAGGAGCTTTGCGGCAACTGATCCGTCAATATCTCAGCACCAACCCGCTCGTCGCTTCCTTCGGAGATGAACAAATACAACTGGGAGGCGCCGGAATTACAGTCGTAAAATTAGATATATAA